The following coding sequences lie in one Oncorhynchus gorbuscha isolate QuinsamMale2020 ecotype Even-year linkage group LG10, OgorEven_v1.0, whole genome shotgun sequence genomic window:
- the LOC124046427 gene encoding rho GTPase-activating protein 11A-like isoform X3, whose protein sequence is MKIIERNVMRLAVVQHLRAAYGIKTKNWNKNKAHTSCKLTVSYSVKVFGVPLESLPQYSVENGSVPCFLMDACTSLLEHVDTEGLFRKSGSIVRLKALRAKLDMGEECLSTALPCDVAGLVKQFFRELPDPVLPTELHDAFLKAQQLPTEEERTSATLLLSCVLPDRNMSILHYFFAFLHKVSQRSGVNKMDSSNLSVILAPNLLHAGDGADKMNASTEKRLKQQAAVVYCLIEHALDFGVVPQFIMEKIPAMLGCEAAVLSPTLDGFEELDTNSGTKRRHRRSLGVFSSTPVIITPNSKRKLPLESGQSYGSSKKRRSIKKNLVLELLPNALFGGSSTPVPGYTDPSASESLNSSQNALSSIGRSSRQCASSASRKSKRLSHRHVVNRVESGKAGCFSPKVTKKENVCKSLRLRFSLGKSSRDPKEGSESIGWRLATQESTTSFRFTKDAEFSPTVLRNKSSSNGSKFYSKSEDNLLTPQCDDGSAFRASWNGETPDEGLVLGEGSFTDTPMNMCLNNNYYSEPAIVVAKPPMVASFPKKLCCGSSAESLESEGSFSQSQTGPTLLKIKRAFTESHHSAPSGEDKASHPENTETDSTPSESSTLKGASPNKESSSMPTPHRCLADDQNITFGQIKFVPLSPLSIDGTLFEVGRSSSLSEKACDQSLCAGDSGDRSVEGEAETVVDQVNCSRLIDALDIQSPAHFTRSMAAGVQNTLYRASGLEYFQELNTPLPPMGTVSVMVDVAVASPEPSTHPQRQEHQQVELPSPGTLETRRVRVADHIQRFNKLVLYSPKSQAKAVRSPLKFQRTPVRQSVRRINSLLVDRRPAVVGNTFSRTQDTPVGKAVSLESGLSAGAQLQPYQCQADNQGGPPNYKGRSTKTRPPPVPPKKTASIMRKPRNCALGDVTNKVQPKAKGDTPIKNSPGGEGQKSVVQQVAERDVCCYRGSPRNPLNDGRLLSATKPIDL, encoded by the exons GTGAAAGTGTTTGGTGTGCCGCTGGAGAGCCTTCCGCAGTACAGTGTGGAGAATGGCAGTGTACCGTG TTTTCTCATGGATGCGTGCACAAGTCTGCTGGAACATGTGGATACAGAGGGTTTGTTCAGAAAGTCTGGTTCCATTGTCCGCCTGAAAGCACTCAGG GCGAAGTTGGATATGGGTGAGGAGTGCCTGTCCACTGCCCTGCCGTGTGATGTTGCTGGCCTGGTCAAGCAGTTCTTCAGGGAGCTACCAGATCCTGTTCTGCCCACAGAGCTGCATGATGCCTTCCTCAAGGCCCAGCAGCtgcccacagaggaggagaggacctcTGCCACCCTGCTGCTGTCCTGTGTACTGCCTGACAGAAACATGAGCATCCTACATTACTTCTTCGCCTTCCTCCACAAAGTCTCTCAGAG AAGTGGTGTGAATAAGATGGACAGCAGTAACCTGTCTGTGATCCTGGCTCCCAACCTCCTGCACGCTGGAGACGGGGCAGACAAGATGAACGCCAGCACAGAGAAACGCCTCAAGCAACAGGCAGCCGTGGTCTACTGCCTTATAGAACATGCTCTGGATTTCG GTGTGGTACCTCAGTTCATCATGGAGAAGATTCCAGCCATGCTGGGCTGCGAGGCTGCTGTTCTCTCCCCTACTCTAGATGGATTCGAGGAGTTAGACACAAACTCTGGGACCAAGAGGAGACACAGGCGCAGTTTAGGAG TTTTTTCTTCAACTCCTGTGATAATTACTCCCAACTCCAAGAGAAAACTTCCTTTGGAATCTGGTCAAAGTTATGGCTCCAGCAAGAAACGGAGATCCATCAAAAAGAACCTTGTTTTAGAGTTACTACCTAATGCTCTGTTTGGTGGAagctctactcctgtaccag GATACACGGACCCCAGTGCTTCGGAATCCCTGAACTCCTCCCAGAATGCATTGTCCTCAATTGGGAGGTCCAGCAGGCAGTGTGCCAGCTCTGCAAGCAGAAAGAGCAAACGACTGAGTCACCGGCATGTTGTCAACCG AGTGGAGTCAGGGAAAGCTGGTTGCTTCTCTCCCAAGGTCACCAAGAAAGAAAATGTTTGTAAGTCCCTGCGCCTGCGCTTCAGCCTGGGCAAGAGCAGCAGAGACCCT AAAGAGGGTTCAGAGTCCATTGGTTGGCGACTTGCCACTCAAGAGAGCACCACCAGTTTTCGTTTCACCAAAGATGCCGAATTTAGCCCGACTGTATTGCGAAACAAGAGCTCGTCGAATG GCTCCAAGTTCTACAGTAAGTCAGAGGACAACCTGCTGACCCCCCAGTGTGACGACGGCAGTGCCTTCCGGGCATCCTGGAACGGGGAGACCCCTGACGAGGGTCTTGTCTTGGGCGAGGGCTCCTTCACCGACACACCCATGAACATGTGCCTgaacaacaactactactctGAGCCTGCCATCGTGGTGGCCAAGCCCCCCATGGTGGCCAGCTTCCCCAAGAAGCTGTGCTGTGGCTCCAGCGCTGAGAGCCTGGAGAGTGAGGGCTCGTTCAGCCAGTCCCAGACCGGGCCCACCTTGCTCAAGATCAAAAGAGCCTTCACTGAGTCACACCACAGTGCCCCCTCAGGAGAGGACAAGGCATCACACCCTGAGAACACTGAAACAGATTCAACTCCTTCTGAATCTTCAACACTCAAAGGTGCATCACCAAACAAAGAGAGTTCTAGCATGCCAACACCTCACAGGTGTCTGGCTGAtgaccagaacatcacatttggTCAGATCAAGtttgttcctctgtctcccttgTCTATAGACGGCACCCTATTTGAAGTCGGAAGGAGTAGCAGTCTGTCAGAGAAGGCCTGTGACCAGTCGCTGTGTGCTGGTGACAGCGGTGACAGATCcgtggagggagaggcagagactgtGGTTGACCAAGTGAACTGCAGTAGGCTGATCGATGCCCTGGACATCCAGAGCCCTGCTCACTTCACACGCAGCATGGCTGCTGGGGTCCAGAACACTCTATACAGAGCCTCTGGGCTGGAGTACTTTCAAGAGCTCAACACCCCTCTACCCCCCATGGGTACAGTATCTGTAATGGTAGATGTGGCTGTGGCATCCCCAGAGCCCAGCACCCATCCCCAGAGGCAGGAGCATCAGCAGGTGGAGCTTCCCTCCCCAGGCACCCTGGAGACCCGCAGGGTAAGGGTGGCAGACCACATCCAGCGCTTCAACAAGCTCGTCCTGTATTCACCTAAATCACAGGCCAAAGCAGTCAGGTCCCCTCTCAAGTTCCAGCGTACTCCCGTGCGCCAGTCTGTCCGCAGGATCAACTCTCTACTGGTGGACAGGAGGCCTGCAGTGGTTGGGAACACCTTCAGCCGGACCCAGGACACCCCTGTGGGGAAGGCTGTCAGCCTGGAGAGTGGCCTGTCTGCTGGGGCTCAGCTTCAGCCTTACCAGTGCCAGGCAGACAACCAGGGAGGCCCCCCAAATTACAAGGGCCGCTCCACAAAAACCCGCCCTCCTCCTGTCCCACCCAAGAAGACAGCCAGCATCATGCGCAAGCCTAGGAATTGCGCTCTAGGCGACGTGACCAACAAGGTACAACCTAAGGCCAAAGGTGACACACCCATTAAGAACAGCCCAGGAGGTGAAGGTCAGAAGTCTGTGGTGCAGCAGGTGGCTGAGAGGGATGTGTGTTGCTACAGAGGCTCCCCCAGGAACCCCCTCAACGATGGCAGACTGCTGTCAGCCACCAAGCCCATAGACCTCTAG